The genomic region GCGAGCTTGATCGGCGAAATCCCTCAGTGCCCGCCGCATGTCGCTCGAGGTCAGGTTCAGCCGAGACTCCACCAAATCGAACCCGGCGCCCTTCAAGGTCGCGGCGATAGCGGTGGCATCATTGGCAGGATTTGGAAGCAATGGCGCATTTTGATAGTTCGAATTTCCGACCACCAAAGCCACCCGCTTCGTTGCCCAGGCGGGCTGAGACGCCAGGAGAACTGAAGCAGCAAGAACAACAAGAACTCGGAGGAGCGTGTAGCGCATCGCGAACGTCCAAAAATCGGCTCGAAACAACGGGAGCTTTATCGAAGGTGGCCGCGCGCAAACTCCACTGCGTCAAGCGTTACGAGCGCCGGCATTCCTCCGTACAGTAACAATCCTGAGTCCAATCCATTCCTGATGTTGTCGCTTGGGGAAGCGAGAATGTTCAAGGATACACCGAAGCGTGTAGGGCCGGTGGCGGACGGCCGAATAAATGTCAGATGACCTGTAAGATATTGAAATAGCTGCTTTTTATCTTTAGCGCCGGAATGGCTGGCAGTGCCGCCATTCGGGCGGCTTCGCCAAGCGAAGCTCCATCTCTCGATAGTGATCTCGGAATTGAACTCGCATGCTCGAGCGATGCGCGTGCCGGATCGTCAGGGTGTGACGGCCGCGTCGTTAGTCTCGGTGGCATCGACAAGGTTCAGCCCGTACGTCTCGGCCGTTTGTCGCAGCCCCGGGCCTCTTCCATAGGAGCGCGAACTGCGTCTATCTGGAAGCAACGCCGATCCGTTCGAGCTGAGACGTGCGAGTCCCGAAAGAATCGAAATCTGCGTCCTCGGGAACTGGCCGTCGACGTGTGGACGCCCACCGCAGGTGTCGTTGAAATCTCTAGCGTTGGAGACGCACATGTCTATTCCGCTGAAAATCTATGTCACCTCATTTGCCGAGAAAGGTGTCGCCGAGCCTCAAAAATGGAGTGGCGAGGCCGCCAAGAAGGCACTGGATGTGGTCAATAAGATCTGGGCGAAGGCCAAGATCGCGTTCGTGATCAATGATTACGTGGAAGACAAACCGCTCGATATGGCGAAGAGCGCGCGCAACAATGATCAGCGCGTGCTGGATGTTCTCAGTCTCCGGCATGCTCCCGACAATGCGGTCCACATCTATCTCGTCAATCCGATTGTCAATCTCTCGGCCGGTGGCGGCTCATACCTTCATAGCGATCCCGAGCCGGCAAGCTTTGTCCAATGGTATGGCAATGACTTTGCCAACGGACGCGCGTGGGCCCATGAACTTGGGCATTTGATGAGTCTCGACCACGTCGACGTAGATTACGCCGATGAGAAGCAGGCCGCCCTGCGCAGCAACTTGATGACGAAGGGATTGAGCGTGGGAAGCGATTTGACCGGTCAGCAGATCAGCACGGCCAAAAGTTCAAAACTGGTGAAGCGATTTGGCGGCTGACGTCGGAACCTGTTGCTGGCGCCTTCCATGAAACGGATTACCGCCAGCCCGATCGCTCGTTCGCCCGCCAACCGCCGGAGAGACGCCATGCCCAGGATCGACCTTGCAAACGTGCCGGAACGCAAGGGGACCGGCTATCCGGCGGAGTTTGCCGCGCCGTGCGCCGAGCGGGTGCGGCAGCGTCTCGGTGATGCCGGCGGGCTCGCCGACTTCGGCGTCAACCTGATGCGGCTGCCGCCCGGCAACTGGTCGAGCCAGCGCCACTGGCACTCGGATGAGGACGAGTTCGTCTATGTGCTGGCGGGCGAAGTGGTGCTGGTGGAAGACGACGGCGAGACGGTGCTGCGGGCCGGCGATTGCGCGGCGTTTCCGAAAAACTCCGGCAACGGGCATCATCTGATCAACAGGTCGCAGATGACGGCGACCTATCTCGAGGTCGGCTCGCGCTCGCGCGCCGACGTCATCACCTGCTCCGACATCGACATGATGAGCCCGAGCTCCGACGGCCGCTTCCTGCACAAGGACGGCACGCCGTACGAATAGCCCACCTGCCGCGGTGCGCCCGAAATCGGGCGTTGCGGATTGGCCGGCGAAGGACCAATGTTCCGGCGAGGAGCTTTGGTCGCGTCCATGGCGGAATGGTATTTCATCTGGGTCGACGGTCCGCGCGGGCCCGAGCCGCAGAAATGGTCGTCGGACGCGCTGTGGGGCCAGCTGGCGCGTCAGGACGTGATTGTGCGTTTTCCCCTGAGCGATCGCGAGGCCGAATTGTCGCTCGACCAGCTCGCAAGGCTGCACCCGGTGCCGCAGTGAGCTGCGCCGCAGTTTCCGTCGACGTTCGATCCGCCGGGTTGAACATCAGACCGAAAGATCGAAGCCGGGCGTCGCGACCTCGGTCAGGAACGAGGCGACGAACATCTTGCCCAGCACGTGCTTGGCCGCCGGCGTGCCGGCCTTGAGCCGGCCGCCGCGTGTGGCCTCTGCGAGCTCGGCAAGCGTCGGTGCCGCAAGGCTCGTGTCGGGTGCGGCGCGCGGCGCCGTCGCCGATGCGCTGAGCAGCACGCCGGCGTAGTAGAGCCGGGTGAGTGCGCGGACATGTGCGAGCCGTGCGCGCAGCGCCTCGTCGAGCGGGTGGCCGAGCCAGGCACAATGCAAAATGCTTTCCAGCTCCAGCGTACGCGCCAGGCTGTCGCCGACAATCGCAAGGTCGACCAGCGGATCGGTGCGATAGGCGGGCTCCCAGTCGATCATCCAGAGCCTGTTGCCGTCGAACAGGATGTTGGCGGGGAGCGAGTCGTTGTGGCTCGACACCGAGTTGGCCTCATCCCAGGCATACGCCGCGCGGATGCGCGCGAGCTGCTCGTTGCAGCGCTCAAGCACGCCGGGCGCGAACAGGCCGGTGCGGCCGACATGGGCCCAGAACCGGGCCACGATGTCGGGGTAGCGCACGAAAGCGGGAAAGGTCGGCGTCGCCTGCAAGCGCGCCAATAATTCGCCGAGTGCCTTCGCCAGCGCCGGCAGGCCGCCGGGATAGCGGCCGAGCGGCTGCCGCTGCACAAAATCCATCACCGCGACGCGCGAGGCCTCGTCGACATAATGGAGTCGCGGCGCGACGCCGGCCTCGGCCGCGATCCTGAGCGACACATACTGAAACGGATTGCGCAGCGGGCTCGGCATTCCTTCGATTCGGAGCAAATAATTCTCGCCGTGCGCATCGATCCGGAACAATTGCGCCGACGTTGCGCCGCCCGAGACGGATGTGACGGCGTCGATCGCTGCGGTGCCGATCACCTGACGCAGTGCGGCATGTGCTGCGTCGCGCTCTGCCGGCGGAAGTTTATCGAGAGCACTCATGCGCAAGAAGTTAGCATGGCCGCCATGCGCGCCGAAATCGCGTTGATGCAGCGTTCGCGATCTATTGCTGGCAGCGCACGACGAAGCGTGAAACAATGCCGCAAAAATCATGTTGGGAGAGAACTTGATGTCGTTCGAGCGGGGGTTGCATTGCGCCGTTGCGTGCCGATCATCGATCGCGTTGCCATTATTCTGCCTGATCAGCACGTTCGGAGTGGTGCATAACGCCGCCGCGAACGAGTCCTTGCAGATTGTGGACGCGCGCGTGCCGGCGGTCGACAAAGCGGGCGGGGACCTTCCGTTGACCATGACGATCAAGAACGAGGCCGACAGCGCCGATGCGCTGCTTCGTGTCCGCTGCCCGGTTGCGAATTTTTCCGAGCGTCATACTGTGGATCGCGGCGAAGGGGCACCGGCGATGCGCTCGATATCCAATATACCAGTGCCGGCGAAGGCAATGCTCGAGCTGAAGCGCGACGGTTATCACGTCATGCTGCTGCAGATGCGTCAGGCGCTCACGCCGGGCGAGACCTTCAAATGCGCGATCGTTTTTCAGAAAGCAGGCACCATCGAGACGGAGGTACAGGTCCAGAAGTGACCTCACATAAGTGACTCAAGAAGGCGGCGGGTGGTGCACAGCCATGCGCCGGGACTCAAGGCTTCTCGCGTGATCGCCCGTGTGTGACGGGCGGTTCGATCAATGAAGAATGCTAGATCCGGAGGAAATGAACTCATGACAAGGTTGAATTGGGTAAAGTCGCATATGCTCGCCGCGGCAGTAGCATCCGCAGCGACCTTCGCTGGCTCTTTCGCGCTCGCCGACGATGTCGGCCAGGACCGTCTGCTCAATGCTGACAAGGAAGCAGGCAACTGGCTGCACCACCACAAGAACTATTCGGCGACGCGCTTCTCGTCGCTGGCCGATATCAACAAGGACAACGTCAAGAATCTCAAGGTCGCCTGGACCATGCATCTCGGCGGCGTCGAGGGCGGCGGAATCTGGTCGCATGGCGGCCTGGAGGGGACGCCGATCGTCGAGAACGGCTTCATGTATGTTACCGACGGCTGGGGTTCGGTCTACAAGATCGATGCGCATGGCGGCAAAGGCGTGCTGCTCTGGAAGATGGATCCGAAGACCGACCATGACTGGGCCGGCGCGGTCGCCTGCTGCGGCGTCGACAACCGCGGCGTCGCATTGTGGGGCAACCTCGTCGTCTCGCACACGCTCGACGGCCGCCTGATCGCGACCAACAAGGAGACCGGGCAGGTTGCCTGGCAGCGCCAGGTCGCCGATCCCGACAAGGGCGAGGTGATCACCGGTGCACCGCTGATCGTCAAGGACATGGCGATTACGGGCGTTGCCGGCGCCGAATACGGCATTCGCGGCTGGATCGCGGCGACCGACCTGAAGAGCCAGAAGGAAGTGTGGCGCACCCACACCATCCCGGGCAAGGACGAGGCGGGTCACGAGACCTGGAAGGACGACAAGGACGCCAAGGCGAGCGGCGGCGGATCGACCTGGGTCACCGGCAGCTTCGACCCCTCGACCAACACCATCGTCTGGGGCGTCGGCAATCCCGGACCGGACTGGGACAACGAGTATCGGCCCGGCGACAACCTCTACACCGACTCCTCGCTTGGTCTCGATGCCGACACCGGCAAGATCAAATGGCACTACCAGCACACGCCGAACGATCCCTACGACTATGACAGCGTGGCGGAGAACGTGCTGGTCGACGTCCCCGGTCCGAACAACACGACGCAGAAGCTCGCGCTCGAGGCCGACCGCAACGGCTTTGCCTATGCGATCGACCGCAACAGCGGCAAGTTCATCTGGGGTCTGCCGTTCGTCAAGAAGGTAACCTGGACCAAGGGTCTCGACCCCGAATCCGGCAAGCCGGTGGAGTATGATCCGAAGCAGGGCGTGCAGCGCTACAACGCGGCGGTGACGCCAAGCCGCACTAACAAGGTGACGGACATCTGCCCCGGCAACATGGGCGGCAAGAACTGGCCGCCGACCGCGTATAATCCGAACCTGAAGCTCTGGTATATCCCGGTGATCGAGAGCTGCAACCGGATCACGGTCGAGGAGACGACGCCGGACAAGTTGAAGAAGCGCGAGTTCTTCACGGGTGGCGGACCGAGCCAGCCGGTCAAGATCACCGGCAGCGTCACCGCGATCGACGTCACCACCGGCAAGGTGGCAGGGAAGGCGGAGACCGAATTCCCGAACCTCGGCGGCATCCTGGCAACACCGGACCTCGTGTTCTCCGGACAGCCGTCCGGCGAGGTGATCGCCTATGACGCGAAATCGCTGCAGCAGCTCTGGCAGTTCAACACCGGCGGCGGCGTCAACGCGCCCCCGATGACGTTCTCGGTGGACGGCAAGCAGTATGTCGCGATCCTGGTCGGCCTCGGCGGTGCCTGGGACAAGTGGTTCATCGATGCCACGCCCGAACTGAAGCGGATGCAGCCGGGCTCGATGCTCTACGTGTTCGCCCTTTGACGTCGCAGCGCGGGAGGCCTCTCATCGGGGCCTCCCGCGTCGATTGGCCGCGAAAGACAAGAAACAAGACAAATGAAAAAAATATCGCTGATTGGCGCGTGGCTCGGCTGCGCGCTGGTGATGGGATTTATCGGTACCGCGCAAGCGCAGTCGGCGAACGATCCGACCGATGCGGGCAAGGCGGTGTTCAAGCGCGGCAATTGCGTCGGCTGCCACAAATGGCATGGCAATGGCGGCGGCGGCTATGGCGGCGACGCGCTGTCGCTGCGCAAGACCGAGCTGACCCGGGAGCAGATCATCGAGACCGTGACGTGCGGCCGGCCGGGCACCGGCATGCCGTTCTTCGTGCGCGGCTCCTACGACACCGCGAAATGCTACGAGATGACCCGACAGGACGTCGCGGACCGCATGCCGCCCGAGGCGAATGTGTTCCTGCGGCCGAACGAGATCGAGGCCGTCGCCGACTACGTGCTCGCCCGCGTCAAGGGCAAGGGCGAGCCGACCTACGATGAATGCATCGCGTTCTTCGGCGATGGCTCGCGGGTTTGCAACATCTATAAGGAGGCCGGCCACGCCGCCGCGCCGTCCGGCCAGAGCGAGAAGGCAAAGCCATGAGCACGCAAAGATCGGCAATCCGTGGGTTGGTCTTCGCTGTCACTGTCACGGCAGCGGTGCCGGCGATGGCGACCGCGGGCGACCTGCGCGACATCAGCGTCGGAATGGCGATCAGCAGCGTGCCGGACGCGGGCTACATCAACCTGACCTGCGTCGGCGAGAAGACCCACAGATTGGCTGATTGGGCGCAGTGGCAGGCTTGCCAGGCCGGACCGGACCAGCTGCGCGGCATCCGCTTCGAGTACGATCGCGAGAGCGGGCGGGAAGGCACCATGGTCGGCGGCCATCCCGCGATCCTGACCGTCATGATCGACAAGGACGCCAAGATCGCGGCGCTGATGATCGAGACCGATCCGAAGGCGCGGCTCTATCTGCGCAAGAAAGCCTTCCTGCTCGGCCTGCAGGCGAGGTCGCGCTATGGCGAGGACGGCTGGACCTGTTCGAAGGCACAGCCGGGCGCCGACAAGCAGGAGGTCGGCGGCGTATTTGTCGACGAGAAATGCACCAAGACCATCGACGGCCGGACGGTCGAGATCGAACGTCATCTCTATCGCGAGCCGAACAAGGAGCTCAAGGACATGACTGACGAGACCCGGATCACGATTCGCCGTGCCGGGTCTTGAGCTGCAAACTGAAATAGCCAAATTTCAGTTGCCTAACTGATCTAAAATGACTCTCTTTCTCTTCGTCATGGCCGGGCTTGTCCCGGCCATCCACGTCTTTTCTTACGCGATTGCAGCGAAGACGTGGATGCCCGGCAGCCGGCTACGCCGAGGCTTCGCCGGGCTTTACTGCGAGTCTCGCCGAAGCTCCAGCGAAGGCGGACACAAGGCCGGGCATGACGGAGCTAGTCTAGTGCCGCGCCAGCAGCACGACGACAATCAGGGCCAGGATGGCGCACAGCACCTTCCAGAAGGTCACGGGATCGCGGTCGTGCAGCGATTTGCGGGTCGTGACGGCGGGGCCGGCCCAGGTCGCGCCGTTTTCCAGTTCGTGTGCGAACTCGATGGCGTCGCCAAAACGTTGTGCCGGGTCGACGCTGAGCGCCTTGCCGATCACCGCGTCGAGCCAGGCCGGCAGGTCCGGCCGGTAGCGCGACAGCGGCGCCGGCTTGCCGAAGCGCGGCCGCGAGAACGGCTCGATCTCGCCGAACGGATAGTTCGCGGTGAACATGCGGTAGACCGTGACGCCGAGCGCGAACAGGTCGGAGGCTTCGTCGCCGGCCTGGCCGCCGAACAGCTCGGGCGCCATGTAGCTCGCGGTGCCCGGAATGTCCTCGGCGGGAAAGTCCTCCAAGAGCGGCACCCGCGCGACGCCGAGGTCGACGAGGCGCAACCCGCCATCCTTCAACAGGATCACGTTGTCGGGCTTGATGTCGCGATGGATGATGCCGGCGCGGTGCAGCGCGGTGACCGCGCGTACCAATTTGGTTGCAATCGCGATGCCGTCGGTGAGCGACAGCCGTGGCGCGCGGCCAAGCCGCTGCTCCAGCGTTTCGCCCTCGTAGAGCGGCATCGCCGAATAGAGCCTGGTCTGCCGCTCCGCCGGCACCTCGATGATTTCGCCGATCCAGAGGCTGCGCACGCGCGCGGCGACCCAGGCCTCGCGCACGAAGGCGAGGCGGTAGGAGCCCTCGCTCGCGACCCGCGGATGCGGAAATTTCAGCACCACCTCGCGGCCGGCGCGCTTGTCGGTCGCCTTGAACAGGCGGCTGTAGCGTCCGTCGGACAAGACGTCGCCGAGGCTGAAATCGTCGATCGTATCGCCGGTCTCCGGCAAATCGAGGATCGGCAGCGTCGCGATCGCGTGGGTAAGATCGTCGCGATCCGCCGGCGGCAGGTCGACGACATCGAGCACCAGCGCGGTCGTGTTGTCGCTGCTGCCGGCCGCGAGGGAGGCATCGACGATGCTGCGCGCGGACTCGTCGGGCGGCGTGCGTTCCTCCAGCAATTGCTGGAGGCGCAAATCGCCGAGCGCGCCGTGAACCCCGTCGCTGCAGATCAGCAGGCGATCATGTTGCCGGAGCCCGAGGGACGTGTAGTCGAAGCGGGCGAATTCCTCGAAACCGATGGCGCGGCTCAGCATGTGAGCGAGCTCGCCGCGGCCGGCGATATGGTCCTGCGTCAGGCGTTCCAGCCGGCCGTCGCTCAGGCGATAGGCACGGGTGTCGCCGATGTGGATCACATGGCATTGCCGCCGCGACAGGACGATCGAGGAGAACGCGCAGGCCATGCCGCTGCGCGCGGCATCGACGCGGCCCTGGCCGTAGATCCAGCTGTTGGCGGCTTCCAGCGCCCGCGCGGCGCGGCGGCGGACGCCGAGCGTCTCGGGCAGCGAATAATAGGCGTCGATGAAGCTGCGGACCGCGACCTCCGCGGCCTCGCGTCCGCCCTTGTGGCCGCCGACGCCGTCGGCGACCGCGGCGACGACGTCGCGGTGAACCGCACCCGGCTGGCCGAGGCAGGCCGCGACATAGTCCTCATTGGCGGCGCGCTTGCCGGTCTCGCTGGCGAAGCCGACGCGCACCCCCAAATCCCGTTGCGAACCGTTCGCCACGCCCGAGCCCCGTCACGTTGCGGAGCGGAGTCCTCAGACGCGCGCTCCCGATACCGCGCCCCAGGTGGTGCGCCAGCGTACCTTGACCATGGCAAGTCCGATGAAGCCAAGCAACGCCAGCCCGCCGAAGAACAGGAAGCCGGCGCCGAAGCCGCCGGTCATGCCCTTGGCGAAGCCGAGCGTCTGGGCGAGGAAGAAGCCGCCGATGCCGCCGGCGCAGCCGACAAGGCCGGTCATCAGGCCGATCTCGTGACGGAAGCGCAGCGGGATCAGCTGGAACACCGCGCCGTTGCCCATGCCGAGCGCCAGCACGCCGATCGAGAACAGCAGCACCGAGATCCAGGCAATGCGCGGCAGTTCGGTCAACGCCCAGCCGGCCGGCGTCGGCGCGGTCGGGCCCTCCGGCATGAAGGCAATGACGAGATAGGCGGCGACCACGACACCGAACAGGATCGACAGCGAGCGAATGCCGCCGATGCGGTCGGCGATCATGCCGCCGACGGGACGGAATCCCGAGCCGAACGCGACGATCAACGCGACCAGCATGCCGGCGGCGACGCCGGAGACATGATACTGCACGGTGAAATAGAGCGGCAGCGCATTGGCGAGGCCGACGAAGCCGCCGAAGGTGATGAAGTAGAAGAACATGAACCAGCGGCTGTCGGAATCCTTCAGCAGTGCGCCGTAAGCCTGCAGCGAGACCTTCTTGCGCTCGCCCGGCGCGTCCTTGGCTGCGAACGCGTAATAGGCGAGCACCATCAGCATCGGAATCAAGAGGCAGCCGAACACGGCCTGCCAGCCCCAATGCTCTGCAATGCTCGGCGCAAGCAGCGTGTCGAGCACGACGCCCATATTGCCGGCACCGGCGATGCCCATCACCACGCCCTGATATTGCGGCGGATACCAGCGGCTCGCCTGGGGCAGGGCGACGGCAAACGAGGCGCCGCCGACGCCGAGCGCAAGCCCGAACAGCTCGATCGCGAGCTTGCTGGTCAGCCCGAAATGCCACACCGCCGCGGTCGCGGCGATCACCACGAGCTGGGCGATGATGCCGGTGCGCTTGGCGCCGATGATGTCGGCGAGAATGCCCAACGGCACGCGCAGCAGCGCGCCGGCGAGCACGGGAATGGCAACCAGGGTGAACTTCTCGTTCACGGCCAGATTCATGTCGCGCGCGATGTAGACGATCAGCGGTCCGAGCGCGACCCACGCCATGAAACTGATGTCGAAGTACAGGAACGCGGCAAGCAGTGTCGGCCAGTGACCTGCCTTCTTGAACTCGGCTAGCTTCATCGCAAGCATCTCGCGTTGATGCGGCGGAGGCAGCCGCACAAAGCGCGGCCGTCTCAAGCGCAGACAAATGGAATGTGGGTGAATGCGGAGCGCGCTCGTCGTTGAGACGCACTCCGTCAATAGCTGTGGTGAGCAATTACCGTGCCATCGATCAGGTCGCGTCGCTTTGCCGAGCAGTCGCAAGACGTTGCCGCGCAATTGCGA from Bradyrhizobium elkanii USDA 76 harbors:
- a CDS encoding bifunctional protein-serine/threonine kinase/phosphatase; amino-acid sequence: MRVGFASETGKRAANEDYVAACLGQPGAVHRDVVAAVADGVGGHKGGREAAEVAVRSFIDAYYSLPETLGVRRRAARALEAANSWIYGQGRVDAARSGMACAFSSIVLSRRQCHVIHIGDTRAYRLSDGRLERLTQDHIAGRGELAHMLSRAIGFEEFARFDYTSLGLRQHDRLLICSDGVHGALGDLRLQQLLEERTPPDESARSIVDASLAAGSSDNTTALVLDVVDLPPADRDDLTHAIATLPILDLPETGDTIDDFSLGDVLSDGRYSRLFKATDKRAGREVVLKFPHPRVASEGSYRLAFVREAWVAARVRSLWIGEIIEVPAERQTRLYSAMPLYEGETLEQRLGRAPRLSLTDGIAIATKLVRAVTALHRAGIIHRDIKPDNVILLKDGGLRLVDLGVARVPLLEDFPAEDIPGTASYMAPELFGGQAGDEASDLFALGVTVYRMFTANYPFGEIEPFSRPRFGKPAPLSRYRPDLPAWLDAVIGKALSVDPAQRFGDAIEFAHELENGATWAGPAVTTRKSLHDRDPVTFWKVLCAILALIVVVLLARH
- a CDS encoding phosphotransferase → MSALDKLPPAERDAAHAALRQVIGTAAIDAVTSVSGGATSAQLFRIDAHGENYLLRIEGMPSPLRNPFQYVSLRIAAEAGVAPRLHYVDEASRVAVMDFVQRQPLGRYPGGLPALAKALGELLARLQATPTFPAFVRYPDIVARFWAHVGRTGLFAPGVLERCNEQLARIRAAYAWDEANSVSSHNDSLPANILFDGNRLWMIDWEPAYRTDPLVDLAIVGDSLARTLELESILHCAWLGHPLDEALRARLAHVRALTRLYYAGVLLSASATAPRAAPDTSLAAPTLAELAEATRGGRLKAGTPAAKHVLGKMFVASFLTEVATPGFDLSV
- a CDS encoding cupin domain-containing protein codes for the protein MPRIDLANVPERKGTGYPAEFAAPCAERVRQRLGDAGGLADFGVNLMRLPPGNWSSQRHWHSDEDEFVYVLAGEVVLVEDDGETVLRAGDCAAFPKNSGNGHHLINRSQMTATYLEVGSRSRADVITCSDIDMMSPSSDGRFLHKDGTPYE
- a CDS encoding PQQ-dependent dehydrogenase, methanol/ethanol family, with the translated sequence MTRLNWVKSHMLAAAVASAATFAGSFALADDVGQDRLLNADKEAGNWLHHHKNYSATRFSSLADINKDNVKNLKVAWTMHLGGVEGGGIWSHGGLEGTPIVENGFMYVTDGWGSVYKIDAHGGKGVLLWKMDPKTDHDWAGAVACCGVDNRGVALWGNLVVSHTLDGRLIATNKETGQVAWQRQVADPDKGEVITGAPLIVKDMAITGVAGAEYGIRGWIAATDLKSQKEVWRTHTIPGKDEAGHETWKDDKDAKASGGGSTWVTGSFDPSTNTIVWGVGNPGPDWDNEYRPGDNLYTDSSLGLDADTGKIKWHYQHTPNDPYDYDSVAENVLVDVPGPNNTTQKLALEADRNGFAYAIDRNSGKFIWGLPFVKKVTWTKGLDPESGKPVEYDPKQGVQRYNAAVTPSRTNKVTDICPGNMGGKNWPPTAYNPNLKLWYIPVIESCNRITVEETTPDKLKKREFFTGGGPSQPVKITGSVTAIDVTTGKVAGKAETEFPNLGGILATPDLVFSGQPSGEVIAYDAKSLQQLWQFNTGGGVNAPPMTFSVDGKQYVAILVGLGGAWDKWFIDATPELKRMQPGSMLYVFAL
- a CDS encoding MFS transporter — its product is MKLAEFKKAGHWPTLLAAFLYFDISFMAWVALGPLIVYIARDMNLAVNEKFTLVAIPVLAGALLRVPLGILADIIGAKRTGIIAQLVVIAATAAVWHFGLTSKLAIELFGLALGVGGASFAVALPQASRWYPPQYQGVVMGIAGAGNMGVVLDTLLAPSIAEHWGWQAVFGCLLIPMLMVLAYYAFAAKDAPGERKKVSLQAYGALLKDSDSRWFMFFYFITFGGFVGLANALPLYFTVQYHVSGVAAGMLVALIVAFGSGFRPVGGMIADRIGGIRSLSILFGVVVAAYLVIAFMPEGPTAPTPAGWALTELPRIAWISVLLFSIGVLALGMGNGAVFQLIPLRFRHEIGLMTGLVGCAGGIGGFFLAQTLGFAKGMTGGFGAGFLFFGGLALLGFIGLAMVKVRWRTTWGAVSGARV
- a CDS encoding copper chaperone PCu(A)C, yielding MSFERGLHCAVACRSSIALPLFCLISTFGVVHNAAANESLQIVDARVPAVDKAGGDLPLTMTIKNEADSADALLRVRCPVANFSERHTVDRGEGAPAMRSISNIPVPAKAMLELKRDGYHVMLLQMRQALTPGETFKCAIVFQKAGTIETEVQVQK
- a CDS encoding c-type cytochrome; this encodes MGFIGTAQAQSANDPTDAGKAVFKRGNCVGCHKWHGNGGGGYGGDALSLRKTELTREQIIETVTCGRPGTGMPFFVRGSYDTAKCYEMTRQDVADRMPPEANVFLRPNEIEAVADYVLARVKGKGEPTYDECIAFFGDGSRVCNIYKEAGHAAAPSGQSEKAKP